GAATTGAACAggccattttttatttatatatgaacTAGCGCCTCGGCTTGCCCCTGGtacttcgcccgtggtacatatttcgcattAAGGGGTAGCTTATGTTCTTTTTCAGagtcttaagattgtctgtaccaaattttatcaaaattggttgagaggtttaagcgggaaagcgtaacagataGTGTATTACacctaatttaatttttttacagcaCATGCCATAAcatatcatataaattataaaacatcaTTTCCATTATGAGAATTATAcccatattatgtaattatattatacagagTACCTTAATGATTTAAGTTGACAATAATTCTATTTAACCAACAGTACAGATCTTTTGATAGATATAAGTGATGCACTACAGATATGCTGTTATCAATTAGGCCGTACTTACTTCAAGTTGTCCAGGGCCTTGTGCATCAACATTCCTCCAACTGGTgagtagataatttatttactaatacTATACTTAGATACTATTGAAAATATGATTTAACTAGCGTACCTTTGTGTACCTCACATTTCACACATGGACCAAAGTAGggtaaaacaatatatttctaATACATGTATTATTCATGTACATAGGAAACAGCGATGCTAAGTATTGGTCCGGGAGCCAGAAGCAGATTTTATGACCAAGTTCCTCTCAAgcggtaattagtaaaatgcatcaaagtatagtattatgaagcctcgtgaacgtcagctggagctcggttggggggatgagcggttgtagcctcccacgcacgtaagaaaaaaaagtatattcattcatttcctctcagttaaaaatttgtcaaattgtagcttacccaatatctcaacaaaaaataataatcagctggttacagcatggtgtattatacgtcagctggtgtctcgaatataatgagacattaacaaaatcatcgagatacgtggaattccatcaacataagtccccgtaaaagataagtaataactttattaattatatattatactattattgttttaataattatagttaactaatgtttttagtgggttatttcatatttgttacacttttaggtagttatgtgaatttgatgatatgatagttatttttaaatgcagtttataatatttgtaaaaacatgtttaccgatgtgGCTGAATGTACGTAGTACCCCGATCATGCGCACAACTAACCACCTCCAAGTACCTTATTACTGTCCATATTATGCTAGCGTGTgttgcttgaatttttaaaaataacgataataattaaagatacgtcatttcatctcagatgaaaatttgtgagctgattgttaatatactgatgcgataaataaaaaaaatcagctagcaataattcgaggaaaacctagtaagttgatgcatataaattggcaatagatgcttctgtctaactcctatgtaataactttcaaagtatcagctgacggtttttccaccaagatacagccagctgacctatatatatatccacAGCTACACATAAGCTATCATcaagtaaatttttgtttgagaggaaatcacggaaaataattttatttttttcatgttcgagacaccagctgacgtataatacaccatgttgtaaccagctgattattttttttcgttgagatattgggttagctacaatttgacaaatttttagctgagaggaaatgaatgaatgtatttttttttcctacgtgcgtaggaggctacaaccgctcacccccccaaccgagcgccagctgacgttcacgaggctttataatactatactctgatgcgtctgacgaattatctcttgagaggaaataattaaccaaatttgcaCCTGGCTCCCTAACCATATCATCAAGATCCATTCCGTGCCAAATCATTAATATGTCAATgcaagtttataatttatagagaCTATTCTaatgttttaaacaaaattaaacttaaatattatctcCTTGCATGTAACAATCCTTTGAAcaagagatatttttttatttgtggaCCCCAAAATACAGGCTGTCCTAGTTTGGGGTCCAAATGTTACATGTTTGTACCTAACCCACAAAttgttcaataaatgatttttatttatttactagcggtccgccccggcttcgcccgtggtacacgattacgttttctctacataagaaccatcctcgtacttcaaggaatataataaaaaaagaattatcgaaatcggttcagccgttctcgagttatgcgcttaccaacacattttgcgattcattttatataagattttattatatttactagtaaaaattacaattatttggaCAGTTGACTATTGCCATTGTTATGACCAATGGAGTTTGGTTAAacttaaggctggttgcagagcttgaccgaccgtcagtgcgtacgtcagtcgcgcttgtcatatgtatggaaattcataaaaccgttcatagctagaccgaccatacgcacgcgtattgtcatgcgcattagtgtcatagtcatacaattgttgatgcgtatcgtcaggaccgacggtacgcactgacggtcggtcaagctctgcaaccagcctaattatttttcagatatttaaaaatatgtattttaaaaatcagtTCATAAATCTCTAGAGGTAATTTTCCACAAtggaatgttaaaaattaaaacaatccaTAAAGctactaattatttattgcaaataacattgagtaataataattaagatcaatctaaaatttataacatCTAGAGAGCTTTACAACACCCATATCACATTGTTATGGTACTTATACCAATCTCTAATTAACaatatacattaatttaatatttaacaaaataatttaatattaggGGAATGGTTGAGACTTATTTACTCTATAGAATTTAGTCCATAGTAAGTTTGAATATTACAAGTCCCATGCCCTACACTGAATAGTAGTTTATAGGACGTTTTTTCCTTGATTGTCAGTCATCGTTTGAACTTGCATTGACCAGTGCAGTGTTGACTGTAGGTCCATAGTAGATCAATTCTGGAATTTGACCTCCTTGCACTCCAGTTCCGTTTGTACTTTCAGAAGAACAATGAAATTGGAATGTCACTGTTCCCATGTAGACCTCACTCAGGCCTTCTTGTCCAAAATAGCTTAGTTCACTGCCATCAAGCACTGCAGATGCAGTGTATAAACATTCTGGCTCAATCTGTATTGGATGTTCGAAATACACATGGAATGTACTGCTAGAGCCATCAGAGAAGAATTTCGTATTATTCTCAGCCAGTACCCGCCCCAATCTCTTCAGTTCAATCTTCACGTTATAATCGGCGGCGCCATTTGATGATCCGTAAAGGCCAAATCCAACAACAAATATCCTTTTATCAACACAGAACTGAATTGAATCACATCGTCCTCTATACCTCCATTGGTTACTTCTATAAGCACAAGACTGAAATCTGTGGCATATCTGAAAAACACAAcaattgtgttatttttaactgaatttaaaatattttaatgtaagtaCAATTTCAACAtctcaattaaattatttacctgTGACTTAAGTCCTGCTCTAGTTTTAATTGGATATGAAAGTTGTGGTTTACTAGATGCAGTaaaatgtaagaaaatatCTATAGTTTCTTGTGGCGTCAATATTCCCAATTGTGCTGCACTATTAGCAAACTCTTCTAAAGTCATTGTCGGaaatcttattaaatatatggCACTGCCCAACATGGCTCTTTTGTTTGTTGGAGTCGGTTCAATTTCACGTCTAACACATTCAGCTTGAGCCCAAGCTAAGGCAGCCTCAAAAAGGTTAATTTCTTTACAGTTCAGTGTTTCTCTCGCCAATACTGATTCCAGAGTTGATACGTCAATATCAACAAACCCCTCGGAAGTGAGAGCCATTTCagcctaaaaataattttccattaGGTACTTGAGGTTAGACAATTAAAACTGCAATACAATTTGtttgaatgttttattttcatcaattaatattaattacaacatCGACACATTCAGCAAATGCTATCACAACATgcaagtattattatattataaacaaaatgtattGCAGTAAATCTATGTACAattatcatataaattttgaactcTTAACCTTTGACTAGATAAACACATACAGAATTTTATCAATACTTTGTGCGAATACTTTAATTCACAACCAAAAAATAATGAGTATTACAATACATTAACACTTAAAAGCTTGTACTAGGTTTTAGTTTAGTTAATTACAGCTGTTAATGTTTTCATTAGATAAACCATTACTGGTACATTCGAGGCTTGAAAGGTTCTGACTGGATTCTGAGATTTCCATTAATAAGCTACTGTAAGAGGAGGACGATTGCATACCCAATGTCAGGTTTTCAGTGGATTCACATACCTGAGCGTCAATTACTTCCCAACATCGTTGCATTAATTCTGGCTCTTCGAATAATCTAGATTGGCTTAACAGCAAACAGACATTTTTTGCTGTGAGACTAGTTTCTAAATAATTGACACATGCTCTTGCTACATGCGGTACAATGTATTTCTTTGCTACATAAAGCGTTGATAGCACCGTGTCTGCTTCCAACTGAATTTCATCACAGTATAAATACCTgtaaagttaatttatttcttactatTTTTTGGACCAATGACAGCTTATTGAGATATGTATTTTTGATGATGATTGATcagtgtaaaatatttaaaagcttttgtTTTATGTCTTTTGATAGGttcaaattttcttttaaaatatttttttacgtactTGAGTAATGTGAGAAATGCTGATGGTTCTACGTCAGGtacttctatttcttttttacaTTCTGCTAAGCCTCCATAGAACATGGCATAAAATACTGAACTGCCAGTTGCCAATACATATTTGTGCGCAGGGATTGCCTGTGTGTGACCTGTAATATGTAAAAcacacttaaatataaattattattcaacatATTACTGTCATTGGGGTGGTGAAAACTCTAATACACATTATCTGTTTacaatgtttgtttgtaattaaaCTGTTAATGAGTTAAATGGCTCTAGTTCTTAAAATTTACCTGGTGGCCCAACTATGAATGTCACATCAGCCATCAACTGGTTGTTAAACATAGCAGCGTTTCTTTCACGAATCGTGGCCTTCGTGGCCTGCCAGTTAGGGTCGAGTGTGGCCGTGCCTGGTGGCGGGGTTTGCAGCACTGTCGGGGAAGGTGTGGAGCTCGTAGATCCACAGGGCGATGACGGCACACTGTAGGACTGGGACACCTGTGTTCCCGTCTCTCGCTGCGATATTGTGTGAGGCGGAGACAACGACAAACCGCCACCATTGTTAATATTCTCAGCTGGAAAAACACAGAGCGTCACATTAGCCAAGTGAATTATTCAACGCTTTAGCAACGATTTATCTAGAAAACTAATAGTAGACATTCATATAATCCTTCTATAACCAGTTTTTAATTCAACTACGTCACATAAATACGAGTCTTATGTGACCctcaaaataaatcaatatttgcAGAGCGAATCTCACCATTCATCCAAGTATTCGTTTGTGCAACTGACAAATTATCTCTGCCCTCTCGTAATCTTTTGTCTTGTTTTGAAACGATTCTCGAACATAGATTTGACATTTTTGCCGTcttttaacttaaaattaaaacataaacaatgCAAGACGCTAGCTTCGACTTAACTTCGTGACGTTAAGTCGCCATCTTGTATAACCAACAGTGTGGCCATCGTGCGTATTTTCTTTCCCTACAAGAGATTCTAAAAGAGCCaccacataaattaaattatcgttaaaacaataatttattataaatatatttaaaaaatattattatactcaataaataaaccattattaatatatatgcATTCAGGGTTTTTAATTcaatcaaattttttttaaattcggatgacaatattatatcaatgtgACATTGAACTTCCTATTCATAATTGGATCACATAGTAAATCTTATTTAGAAACATTACTTAGCTTAATAAActcgtaaaattattttgacgaTGCAATGgttactacaaaatatattttaaatataagtatgcgtattggtatatttaattatagtatattatgtacttaataaataaaccctgatgttatctttttttttttaatgaacgcGTTGTTTAATATCACCCCTAGGTTCAAGTTTAAACGTCTTATTTGGCAACACTGACATACTGTCAAAGTTGAAATCCTGATTCGCCTGATTCGGGATTCCTGACCGGAAaacggaccagtagttcctgagattagcgcgttcaaacaaacaaacaaaaaaactcttttcagctttataatacatattagtataaatttaattatatagacTGTGCCTAAACCTTATGTTTCTCGGATGATTTAGTTTTCTGGGATAGCTTTTTCAAATTGATCCTGTAGTTTCAGAGGCTAGGTATTTCAtgataacaaacaaacaatcaagtCTGCGAACCCATGCCATTATTAAATATCCTGTATATTGTTAGGAATGTGTAGACTAGTTCTATACTGGATTGGGGATTAGGGcaagattaattatttaaggaGAAAGTTGAATGcgaaattagattttttactgtatgagattgttatttgtattatgtGAGGTCTCACGCTTTCATACATAAGctctttaaagtttaaaaattaaaaagtgtttaCCTTGTACTTGTGGCCGTATCCTCTGCACACTAGGCCGATGTCGCGGCGCGCGCTGTGTCGGCTCTTGGCAGTTTAGCTCCGAAAACCGACCGTCCTCGTCGATAAGACTTTCGAAAAAATCCACACTGCTATTCATTGATGACCGAGTGTACAGCGCATACCACACTatactgaaattaaatatgtttacgtataataattatcgtagACTTTCTATGAGGAGGGGTCAGTGTGACTCTCTTTAATGAATCCACGATTAGTCATCGCACAAAATATGTAGTGTTTTGTAATCAGAGGAATGCTCAATGCAGACGTGATAGTGATAAGTAGAATAAGCGAATTGTgcgtgcattttttttttcttattattgaagtgaaatttctctAAACTTCTCGTCccatcaaaaaaaaaaggacCTATGTCACTAtaggaataattttgttgttcAGACTCAAACTAGAACCACTTCTAATATTGCTCGTGAAGTTATTTGCAAAATCAGTACAGTAGTTTCTGAGTTTATTCGTTACGGACATTCAAAAGACTAAAATAAAAGTCTCCTCTTAAAATatactatacagggtgtcccactgttagtaaactaagctcaaaggaggttatatttttgcatacattttgtcatgttttcatagacaaaatgtctatcaaaacataatcttaaacgatagctcacgtgcgggTGCCAAAATAgagcgggttgcttgttaggggtgtacataatatagagttttaagaattcatctatttgaaaaaaaaatcgtctaaatttttttacgtactcagcatatgcaaaactatataatatgtactcttTTGATCTTAGTATGTCGacggtgggacaccctgtatatcatcacgataagatcaacagaagcggagccatgcgggtgaaaccacggagcgcagctagtagaGTATATTAGAGGAAAGATTGTTTattgtaagaaataatttaaaccaaAACCAATTATATTCCATAGAgcgcaaatattttttaattagtcgGAAAAAGTTAGTGCGTACAGTACATTCATTTGTGTGTGTATGCTTAAATGtggataaacataataaaaatataagaaggCATAGTTAAACGGTTTCCTTATGTATGTCTAACGCAACAtagtgtattttaaataaattataatattaaatatctagTGTTTTTGCTGCTTTGAAAACGATGgcgataatatattttacagataGAATTCATGTTGAAAGTTGTTCAATTTAACCCACAGTTAATTCGGCGTCTGaatatatgaatttttatGCGCATCCACCCTTACAGCGAGCTCTTTTCCATGAGACTGGTTAAATAGTCTGGAGCAAAAAAATGACACACCCCGTACATTTTTTTCAACGCTTACTCAGTTACATAAAGTGGGTCACCGACCTGTGATGTATCTTCGACCAGATTTCATGCCGATTGTAATACACAcaacaattacaatttacaatagaatacaataataataactaataagatACAATTTGATGTGCAAgtgatgttatttttaacttgCACTGCTACTTGACAAGCgattttagttaaaattttatgttgcaaaatactaataattattattttcaggcatatgtaataattatctattttaagAAAGCTTACaataatactttaatttaattcaggtcgtattttttttaataagtttggaacataaaaaatatgtgcGGTTGAATTGAAAATGTAGAGATATGTGATTTATTTGCACGCGAGTGTAGTTTATCTAtagctttttattaattgaaacaaaaattacCATCTAAATTAAATCAACGACAAACAGTACCAGCTTCtgcttaatatataaaaatctacgcaaaatatatttaagttttaatctATGAATACTATTATTATGTCAAATGTTGTAAAGAAGAGTTTCATAAATGGAATCAAatcgaataaataatatgagggttattaatatttttaaaatatatcatccCAGGTTCATCCAAATACGCATGTTGCGGAATTTCTGCAATTTCGataaaattggttcagccgtTTGGGAGGTTAACCCGAGTACAACGACGAGGAGTACAACgacaaacactaaaaattgACTTATTACGTGtctatatgcataatattatctccaaATAATCACTCCcaggtagattattattattattacaggaagaaattaggtattcattacattacttacatttttatgtaagtatgtatgtttttatgtaatgaatgtacctactttcttccaataaacggttaattaataataatctacctgGGAGTGATTATttggagataatattatgcatatagaCACGTAATAAGTcaatttttagtgtttgtcGTTGTACTcataagtgaatatttacctccaaatatctcggtaatgtgacgctttagggtaagtactatgttattagacattttttgtttgtctatgtATCCTCTATCCATGCATACAACTTTAATCGTGcgccgcgattttgaaaaaaaatcaaaatggcggccgGGTTGATATGCCAGAAAGTTTCAATGCCCTTTGTTAACTGTGAGACTGACCTGCAGATATAGTGATAAATTCGTGCCAGTAACTTGGGAAAACACAAGTCTTAGAAATTAACGTCTCTTTGTTTTCTAATTTCACTTCTTATCACCAAAATAAGTATTCACTGATGGAAATTATACCACAGCGGAGCgacagtaaaataatttttatctagttaatccattttataattatatgtttactattacaatttaaacagACATGAAACcctaatttttctttatttaattagaattttaGAGGCAGTTGTatcgtcataacatagttTACGGAAACAGTTTCTTAGAAAAGCCGGGAAGGAACTTCATTtccactagctttccgcccgcggtttcgcccgattcgtttaaaacctaataaatcatataataaaactttccttttgaattactctatctaATACAAAAATCTCATCAAAAACTGCGTAATTTTtaagatctaagcatacatacacacatacggCGGACGCTATTAATTctgcattatttatattttttcgtaGTAGAGTTCAGGGtactttgttttttataattgatataaataatatttgttttatggcTGAGTCAATATACCAAACATACCaagcttttaattttttttatgttgttttagtatattatttacagcCATTTTACTTGTGTGTCCCTATACTTAGTCGAATTATGTAtctgataaattaatttaaatatgtttttctgtTGCTCTACTTACCGGTTGTCGTATATTAGTAGTACCTAGTAGTAGTGTagtaaattttttgatttttgaatattactat
The Colias croceus chromosome 18, ilColCroc2.1 genome window above contains:
- the LOC123699734 gene encoding BTB/POZ domain-containing protein 6-B isoform X1; translated protein: MKGRATAVSHKFPVVLGKIFLRWVFTKADLVFFVYRIVWYALYTRSSMNSSVDFFESLIDEDGRFSELNCQEPTQRAPRHRPSVQRIRPQVQAENINNGGGLSLSPPHTISQRETGTQVSQSYSVPSSPCGSTSSTPSPTVLQTPPPGTATLDPNWQATKATIRERNAAMFNNQLMADVTFIVGPPGHTQAIPAHKYVLATGSSVFYAMFYGGLAECKKEIEVPDVEPSAFLTLLKYLYCDEIQLEADTVLSTLYVAKKYIVPHVARACVNYLETSLTAKNVCLLLSQSRLFEEPELMQRCWEVIDAQAEMALTSEGFVDIDVSTLESVLARETLNCKEINLFEAALAWAQAECVRREIEPTPTNKRAMLGSAIYLIRFPTMTLEEFANSAAQLGILTPQETIDIFLHFTASSKPQLSYPIKTRAGLKSQICHRFQSCAYRSNQWRYRGRCDSIQFCVDKRIFVVGFGLYGSSNGAADYNVKIELKRLGRVLAENNTKFFSDGSSSTFHVYFEHPIQIEPECLYTASAVLDGSELSYFGQEGLSEVYMGTVTFQFHCSSESTNGTGVQGGQIPELIYYGPTVNTALVNASSNDD
- the LOC123699734 gene encoding BTB/POZ domain-containing protein 6-B isoform X2; translated protein: MSNLCSRIVSKQDKRLREGRDNLSVAQTNTWMNAENINNGGGLSLSPPHTISQRETGTQVSQSYSVPSSPCGSTSSTPSPTVLQTPPPGTATLDPNWQATKATIRERNAAMFNNQLMADVTFIVGPPGHTQAIPAHKYVLATGSSVFYAMFYGGLAECKKEIEVPDVEPSAFLTLLKYLYCDEIQLEADTVLSTLYVAKKYIVPHVARACVNYLETSLTAKNVCLLLSQSRLFEEPELMQRCWEVIDAQAEMALTSEGFVDIDVSTLESVLARETLNCKEINLFEAALAWAQAECVRREIEPTPTNKRAMLGSAIYLIRFPTMTLEEFANSAAQLGILTPQETIDIFLHFTASSKPQLSYPIKTRAGLKSQICHRFQSCAYRSNQWRYRGRCDSIQFCVDKRIFVVGFGLYGSSNGAADYNVKIELKRLGRVLAENNTKFFSDGSSSTFHVYFEHPIQIEPECLYTASAVLDGSELSYFGQEGLSEVYMGTVTFQFHCSSESTNGTGVQGGQIPELIYYGPTVNTALVNASSNDD